A region of the Salvia miltiorrhiza cultivar Shanhuang (shh) unplaced genomic scaffold, IMPLAD_Smil_shh original_scaffold_438, whole genome shotgun sequence genome:
GCCTGATGCCAATACAACTTGAGCAAACACGACACTTTATCCGGCCAGTACTGTTCTGGGCACAACCAAGTTACAAGCAGCAAGTGGATCAAAGTTAGGAGAAATCTGGCTCCACATAGTGCGGCAAATGTGGGTGAGTGATAGTATGTCTTCGGACATGGCTGTTAACCATTTGGGTCCGACAAACTTCCTGTGGCAACCATATGAGAGGCACGGATGAGGACGGGATAGGATGCGCACGTGACACCTGAAAGGGGCCCATCCTATTGACGACTGTCCATAACCAAAGATGTGACCACACAATGAAAATCCTTGAACCTGTGTCCGAAAGAATTATCCCATATCACACCAAGACTATGCCCAGACCGAGTTCTTTTTattactaattattttcttgTGTCTTATTTTTTCAGCATTTACATATTGTCCATAAAtagatttcaattgtattttgGCCACAGACTGGCGAGTGACACCTTTGCCCAGAGACGGGCAACACCATATAAAGTTTGTGACACGAGTACTGTGATACACCGATTCCCTATGGGTTCGACCCTATTACTTGCCATTAAACTAATCTTAATTGCAGGGCATAggaaaatataaatatcatttgcCGGGAGTCTCAACGACGACCTCCGACAAATTAGCGCCGTTACCGGGGAATCGGCATTATAGTATTATAGTacttttttattgatttggttGTGCCCTTGTATGTTCATACTTAACCTTGCAGGTGAGAACGGAGATTTGTGGTTTGATCCTGAGATCGAGGCGAACGCAAGGCGCAGACTACGTGAGTTGCGTGGTCGAGGCAGAGGTAGAGAACGAAGAGGAGCAGCCTGAGCCCTATTCAGACCAAGGCAGACCGAGATGGCGGAAGAAAATGGTGGAGATGCACCGGAGCAGACCTTGAGGGAAATGATGTTCCCTAACAACATGAACCTGAGACCATTGGGCATAACTTTGCCCACAATCACTGACAATTGGGAGTTACGACACTCCTTCATACAGATTATGCCCAAGTTCAGCGATATGCCCGGAGAGGACCCTCAGAGGCATCTGCAGGACTTTGAGATGGTGTGCGGCACAGTCAGAGCTACTGGAAACAAGGCAGAGTACATCCGCCTCATCTCGTTCCCATTCTCCCTACAGGATGGTGCGAGGGAGTGGTTGTACACTTTGCCCACATGGAGTGTCACTTCATGGCAGGTGATGCAGCAAAAATTCTTAGAGAAATACTTCCCTGCATCGAGGATTCAGAACGCAAGAAAAAGGATAAACACCATACAGATGGGCATAGGGGAGACTTTCTATGACTAATGGGGCAGATTCAAGCAAATGttggccaaatgcccacaacatcaGATCTCTAACCAAGACCTTATCTAATACTTCGTGAATGAGATGAGACCAAATGAGAGGCTATTGGTCAATGCGGCGTGTGAAGGATCAATACTCAACAAATTGCCTAGTGAAGCTTTCAAGCTATTCGCGAAAATGGCAGAGGAATTCCGAGAAGATGGAGCAGTTGTGCCCAGAGGAAACACAACTGTGCCCCAGAACCAGAACAACTCAAAGGTGGATGAGTTGTGTGATGCACTAAAACAAATGGTGGAGATGATGAAGCCCACAATCAAGAAGCCCGTCAAGGCATGCCAGTTATGCACTGATCCCAACCATATGACGGACCAATGCCCTACCCTGTTCGAGGAAGAGCAAGTTAATTGCCTTTAGGCATAACAACAATAACGGAGGGAACTATGGGCAGCAGCAGCGATATGACTAGAATGGTCACGGATACCACCAACCATGGAGAAACCACGAGAACTTGAGGTACGGGGGTAATCACTACATTGACCCTAACCAGCCACAGAACCAACCTCCGGTTCAACAGCAGAACCAGGGCAAAGCTCCTACGATGAAAGCCATGTTCGATTACGTGCAAGAGACTCAGATGAGTGTGGCCAAGATCCTACAAGATAATGAGAAGTTCAAGCTTGAGACCAGATGAGCCATACATAATCTGAACACTCAAATGGCCGACATGCAGCAAAACTTTGCCCAGATGAACGTCAACAAGAACAATGGAGAGCTGCCCCCACAGATCGTGGTACCTAACAATAAGGCACAGGTGAACGCAGTTAACCTAAGGAGTGGCAAAACTTTGCCTGAAGTAGTGCATATGCCTGAAGAAGAGTCTGAGCCCACAGACGTTGAAGAAAAGGTGGATGAGGAGATAGAGATGGTGAAACCACCTGCCTCAGAACTAAAGAAGAAGGATGATATGCCCAAAGCCGAAGAGAAATCAAAGGTGGTCATCAAACCTCCCTTCCCAAGCTGACTGGCCAAGAACCGTGAGGCAGAGGAGATGAGCAGCCTGATCAAGATGTTCTAAAAGGTGGAGGTCAATATCCCCTTACTCACAGCATTACGCACTATGCCCAAAATGCGCCAAGTTTCTTAAGGAGATTCGTACCAAGAAGGTTATGTACACGGATGATGCGAAGTTCCATGTGGGAGAGCAGGTGTCGGCTGTACTCAAGAGGGATATGTCCACAAAGTGCGAAGATCCGAGGATGTTCTGCATACCATGCATCATTGGAGACACAAGGATCGAGCAAGCTATGCAGGACCTAGGCGCATCAATCAATGTTATGCCTTTGACCATATACCAGGAGCTGAAGATATGACCACTTAAACCTACACGAGTGGTGATCCAATTGGCGGACAGGTCAAGTATGTACCCTGAGGGCATAGTGGAGGACGTTCTTGTCAAGGTCCAAGACATTATCTTTCTAGCCGACTTCTATGTGCTCAACATGGGGGGTTCCAAGGCAAAGCCAGCAGTGATGCTTCTGGGCAGACCATTCTTCAAGATGGTTCAAACCCAGATTGACTATGCAATCGGAAAGCTAACGTGCcaatttgatggagaaactGTGACTTTCAACTTGTTCAAGGCAACTAAGCATCCCACTGATATTGAAAGCGTGGAGTTCGTTGATGTCATGGATCGAGTGGTGGACCATGCTGTTCCCTCTATGCACAGAAACAAAGAATATGACTTAGAGAACAAGATGGAATTAATGGAGGCTATGATCGGAGACTTTGAGCAGAGGAAGGCAGAGCATATGCAACCTCAAGTCCATCAACCCTTTGAGGTCACATCCTCAGGAGAGGAGGACAGGTTACTACCGTCCCTGGTCAGAGTGCCTAAGCTTGAGTTGAAGTCGCTCCCCAATCACTTGAAGTACATCTATTTGGGGGAAAATCAGACTTTTCCTGTGATCATAAGTTCAAAGCTGAGCCCAGAGCAGAATGGGAGAGTCTAGCAGGTCATCTGGAGGTACAAGGAGGCCATAGGATGGACTTTGGCCGATATCAAAGGCATAAGCCCTAATGTTTGTCAACACCACATTCTGCTGGAGGACGATGTCATGCCGGTCAGAGACCCCCAAAGGAAGCTCAACCCTATGATGAAGGATGTGGTTAAGAAGGAGATACTTAAGCTACTGGAGTTGGGGATTATCTATCCTATATCGACAGCCGTTGGGTGAGCCCAATACATGTGGTACCAAAGAAGTCTGAAATACAAGTCATAAAGAATGAAAAGCAGGAGTTGGTCGCAATCAGGCTACAAATCGGATGGCGGGTGTGTATCGATTATCATAAGCTCAACAAGGTAACTCGCAAGGACCACTTTCCTTTGCCTTTTATTGATCAAATGTTGGAAAGATTGGTCGGAAACAAGTTCTTTTGTTTCCTTGACGGATATTCGGGCTATATGCAAATATGGGTCGCATTGGAGGATAAAGACAAGACCACCTTTACGTGCCCCTTCGGCACCTTTGCCTACAAGAGGATGCCCTTTGGGCTATGCAATGCCCCGGGCACATTCCAGCGTTGCATGATGAATATCTTCTCCGATCTTTTGGATAGTTGCATACAGGTgttcatggatgatttcacgGTCTATGGCAAGGATTTTGACTCATGCATCGATAACCTTGAATTGGTCTTGAAGCGTTGTGTGGAGAAGAGCCTTGTGCTCAACTATGAGAAATGTCATTTCATGGTGAATGAGAGCATAGTCTTGGGACATGTCATATCGGAGCGCGGCATTGAGGTGGACTAGGCAAAGGTCGACATCATAGCCAAGCTACCCCCACCAACATCAGTCAAACAGTTGAGAGGATTCCTTGGACACGCTGGATTCTATCGAAGATTCGTCAAAGACTTTGCCAAGATAGCCCAGTAACACgatgtaatcgtagtataaacaataatcgagtatcgtatccacagggattgacacaacgaaataactttaGCTATCCATTAAatagactataacagtagacaggcaaacgaataAAAAGAAGGTTTGATTGACACTAAACTCAAATAGCAacaaataaaagcacgtagaagaatcaaatattaaagacaactgatcctagggtagtaaattcattaacttaattaaattgcagttttatataaaaagaaagaaaaaagaaaaagaaacccgtgaaagcacaaagacgcagactagGGGTCCGAGACTCTCAAAAGAGCTcgtaaaaaagaaagaaagagaacgAAACTCAAAACGCTAAAAAAGCTTCAACACGCTAAACGCACAAACATCTAATAATAAGGAAAATCCATGTTTGTGTGAAGATCGTGCAACTCCATTTCATCAGACCAGCGACTGTTAGCGATATTATCCATAACCCTCATACTAGGACTTTTGCTATGATCAACAACAAAGGCCCTCGGCTTATaacccatttcctccgcattcCTGAGGTGACTTTTTATATTATCTTCCTGAGTTTGAGTTACACGCGGACGCTCCATCCCCTTCAGGGGACGGCCCCGTCGCTTAGGCGTCACAACGAGCAGTTGCATGCCTTGACTAACTTGCTCTTCTAACCTATTAAGACGACAAGCAAAATCTTCCGACGCAGTGGGCGAATCCTTGTCGTCCTGTGAAAccaattcattaactaaatctacgcaattaatctattaatcctatgtaccagtttaatccagttatgataagagatcacttaattaatcaatcactctcacTAGAGCAGCAATGatagtagattagtaaattctctatctccgttaggtctcaagaaaatctactaactcccaacaACTCCTAaaaatagctccctatgatccacctatctccgctaggtctcaaggttaagatcatatcatacattcctgaatccgctaaacagttatctccgctaggtcttaAACcaaatagctaaacatgcaaactattgattagataattcacaagaaaacaagcaccaggaattatgaatcataaactggaaggcacaaaggtattaacaaataaatcacataaattcaatcaactatttacaaaccctagaatcagctaaacgaaactagccagacataatgaaataagacataaacataattaataagaacgcaattggaagaactgaattatataaaaactgaataagaacaattgtagcggcttgaatcttcaatcttgatccaagccttgaaaacaggaaagcaataaaattctaaagctataaaactgaaaaattaagtctgggaactgaaaaataaagttgGAAACCTAAAATAGGTCAAAacaagacctatttatagtaccaaggtaaaatacagagtttgagctagaaaagaacttgaaaaacgcataaaaaacataaaaacacGGAGGCGCGGCGGTCTGGCGGCGATCAGACGGCGCTCACCACACAGTCGCCGCTGGCACCGAAAACCCGGCGAGCtgcccggcggtcgccgcccggtccCCGGCTCCTTCCCAAAAATCCTTCtacaggcggcggtcgccgcccggtcaCCACCGAGTCGCCGCCGTCTTCTCTGCTGCGCGagtttcttgttttggtcataactttttCGTCCGAACTCTGATTTATGATACATTTtcactcacgaactcgtatcgagatgatctacaactttaaTTTCAAACAAGTTTTCCAAATTTGAGCTCAATAAACCTggaatttccttcaaagttcaagtaagaatcatgtttcacaagataaagtaaattaagcacaaaacaatcatccaacactcaatttcctataaaattgatatcatatgaacactaaaaaccatggaaacacgAGTGTTATCAACAACAACATACAAGAAGAATCGGATCAAAGGCGACAACAAGTACTTCATATGGGATGATCCTTACTTATGGAAGATGTGCTCAGATAAAGTCATCCGAAGGTGTGTGGGCGAGTTCGAGCAAGAGAGTATCATGCAACATTGTCATGCCAAGGAATGTGGTGGCTACTTTGGGTATAGACGAACATCAAGAAAGATATTGGACTGTAGGTTCTATTGGCCTATAATTTTCAAGGACTCGTTCGAGATGTGCCGAAGGTGTGAGGAATGTCAAAGAGAGGGTAATATTACCCGAAGAAACGAGATGCCTATGGAGGTGTTCGACATATGGGGCATGGACTTCATGGGTTCCTTGTCCAATTCGAAAGGGAATCAATACATAGTTCTGGCGGTGGACTATGTGTCCAAATGGGTGGAGGCAAAGGCGACCAAAACCAATGACTCAAGGGTGGTGTCCAGTTTCTTGAGATCCCACATATTCAGCCACTA
Encoded here:
- the LOC131004585 gene encoding uncharacterized protein LOC131004585, coding for MADMQQNFAQMNVNKNNGELPPQIVVPNNKAQVNAVNLRSGKTLPEVVHMPEEESEPTDVEEKVDEEIEMVKPPASELKKKDDMPKAEEKSKHYALCPKCAKFLKEIRTKKVMYTDDAKFHVGEQVSAVLKRDMSTKCEDPRMFCIPCIIGDTRIEQAMQDLGASINVMPLTIYQELKI